In Phaseolus vulgaris cultivar G19833 chromosome 7, P. vulgaris v2.0, whole genome shotgun sequence, the genomic stretch ttttttttttcaaacgattaaaacttttttaatcaacaaaaaTCACCTTACCAAATCCCATATGGGTCCAAATTATCagtcattcaattttttttgataatttattgTTCACATCATTCCATCCATTTTTGTTTGTTATCATATAGACTACATACAAGGTATTGATAAATCTTTTGAATGGCTCCGATTATGTGCCCACATATGGAGACAAGGACGGAGACTGGATGCTCGCCGGTGATGTTCCCTGGGAGTCAGTGTCATTCATTCATTCACTTCCCTTTCTTTCTTTTACGTTAATTACTTCCATCTTACTATTTCTGACAAATTTCACAGAATGTTCGTTCAATCATGCAAGCGCCTCTGCATAATGAAAGGTTATGAGGCAATTGGCCTTGGTTAGTCATCATCATCTTCCTCACAATTCATATCCTAACAACTTTAGAGtacaaataaaaacaacattcaaAATATTATCTTACATACATTGTTTATTCCAACTTCACAGCGCCAAGAGCCGTGGAGAAGTGCAAGAACAGAATCTGAACTCATTTTAGGAATCAGCAACAACAATCGACTTGGTTGTTCATCGGCATCAGTCACAACGCACAAGGAACCAAATTGACTCCAGCAAGATTGAGTctaatatatgaataataagattattattattattattattattattattattattattattattattattattattattatgtcttTGTCATCTTTATAAATTTGTTATGTGTATTATTATATGGAGAAGATAGTTGGAAATTGGATAGGGAGAAGAAATACTATAGATGTTTATATGATCCCATTTTTGTTAGAAAATTTTGACTTTGTTTATTGGAAGCTAATGATAATGTTTTCCGGTGTATCTTTACTAGGTTTGGTTTTCCCCCCTCCGATTCTCAATTATGCCTTTCACTTAATGCACAACAATACTCTCTTCTCTGTCCAATCAAAGGGATCTAGTTGGCTCAGAACTGAAAAATATTGTAGCAGCACAATCCGATAGTTCTTCGCAAGAGATTTAGATGACAACAACAATGATGCCAGCCAGTGGCCTGAGCTCCAGCAGCCAATTCTACAGCTAGATTCTTCTTTGAACATTTGGTGCTGAATAATTCTAGGTATAATCGAACTTCTTTTCCTGCTCCATAAACTACAGAGTTAGCTATTACAATCTGATTGGTGCTCAAACTTTATGCTAGCCTTTCTAGTTTCCAAAACTGAAAATTCGGCAATAAACCTTCAACAGAAGCATTGGATATTGGCTTATGAATGGGATAAATAATGAAAAGAGACaactaaataaaacaaaattaaattgacAACATTTTATCATTCAATTAACGTGTTGCCCTTCTGTGAATCTAGGACCTTCTAAAGTTCAGTAGTCACATTATTGTTACGTTCATGTGTCCATATCAATAACTGATTATAAACCCGTTATACTGATTCTGCATGCATCCCCCGCAGATGAACCAACGTAAAACcagtacaaaaaaaattatttctaaatatGTCGCATACTCCTACAAAGGAACCATTTCCATACAAAAACTTACCTCTGAATAGGCAACGCTAACCAGGAGACAAAGAAAACGATGGTTAAATAGGGAAatctattccaaaatctttgaagtACAAAAAATATGATCATTAACGACCCATTGCACGTTGGGGCTTCTTCACAAAGCTCAATCGAATCTGGTTCAGACGTCTTCTCTTCCTAGCCATTTTCTCAGGCAAGGTTTCCCTCTTCTTCACAGCCTTGACAACCCTCTTCTTCTTCTGGTACCTTGGGTCAACAGCATAATCTTTAAGAATCACAGGCAATCCTCTAGTCTTTGCTTCATTGAACAAAGCATTAGCCCTATCAATACGATTGTGGGCACCCAATTTCCCCATCAATAAATCATAAGTTTGTACCCCGGGTACACACCCATCAGCCTTCATCATAGCAAACACACTCAGAGCATGATCAATCCTCTCAATGCCACACAAAATCTTGAGGAACTGATAGTAAGCCTTCTTGTCAAGAAACTCACCATACCCAGCAGATCTCATCCTATCAATCATTTCATCCCCCTCCTCCAACCTAGCAGCCTGATACAAACTCCTAATCAGAACAAGAAAAGTAGACTCATTAGGAGAACACCCCCACTCTCCCATACTACTAAACAAGTTCAACGCATCCTCAGTCTTCCTAATCTTACACAAATTCGTTATCAACACATTGAAAGTCTCCACATTCCTGGGAACCCCACGGTACTCCATCTCCACCAGCACCTTCTCTGCCTCCGAATCAAGCCGAAACAGATCCTTCTCGCGACAAAGCTTACACACGCAATCAAGCATGGCATTGTAAGCCCCTACACCAAGCTCAAATCCTCCACGATACATCTCACCGGCGAGCCTCTGAGCTTCCTCTAGCTTCCCATCAACGCACCAGCCTCTGATCAATAAATCACACGTAGCTTCATCGGGGAAAAACTCCCTCGCCAATTCCTTCACCATCTTCTCCGCGTAACTCGCGAAGCCCTTAGAACACAGCTTCTCCACGACTACCTTCAGCGAACAGCGATCGCGCTTCAACCCGTAATCTCTCTCCATTCGCTCGAAGAACTGAACCGCCTGGCTGGGCCGGCCCGCGCGGACGAGGCGGTCGATTGCTGACTCCAGCGTCTTAGGTCCGGAAGCGGCAGCAGCAGCGGAGAGGAGGTCATGCGTGGCTTTGAAGTCCTTGCGGCGACCAAAGTAGTCGACGAAATAGGAGAGTGTGTGGTCAGTGTGTGTGAATTGGGGATTGGAAGAGAGCCATTGGTGGAAGCCTAATACAGTGCGGCCAGCTTGAGGGGAGAGGTTTAGGGTTTGGAGAATCAAATTGGGGGTTGGAGTAATGTGGGAGAAACTTAGGTGCAGGCGCTGCGACACTGAGAGAGGATCGGAGTCTAGTTCTTTGAGAAGCTCCGAGGAGAGAGAATTCGCAATTGGATCTGTTTGGGTTTCCGACGAGAAATGTCTGTTTAAGAAGAGCGAAGGAGAGAAGAGAGTTCTGGAATGGAAATGGGTAGTGGAATCTCCGGGAATGAGAGGAGGAGGCGGATGAATCGGAGAGAGAGATCTCAAAGAAAAGGAACCAGAACGGAGTAAGAGCCTCCGAAATTGCAGAGacatgtttagggtttagaatgtgtgagaagagaagagaacaCCGTGAGGAAGGAGGAGCAACCACAACATACAAGGTAAACCTGGCAAGAAGAAGTTAGCCCACTTCAACTTTGGATTTTCGTATAAGATTTTAGcccaaaacaaaattaagtcATCTAAAATATGGgatagtattaattaatatattaatgtatattacaaattatactttttatttatataaatatatttctctttaaaataaataaataaataaaatttcagtaCTGATTATAatcttcattttctcttttctcttacCCTAATTTTGGGAGTTACAGTAGTTTTTGTAGTTAT encodes the following:
- the LOC137829922 gene encoding small ribosomal subunit protein mL104 (rPPR9), with translation MSLQFRRLLLRSGSFSLRSLSPIHPPPPLIPGDSTTHFHSRTLFSPSLFLNRHFSSETQTDPIANSLSSELLKELDSDPLSVSQRLHLSFSHITPTPNLILQTLNLSPQAGRTVLGFHQWLSSNPQFTHTDHTLSYFVDYFGRRKDFKATHDLLSAAAAASGPKTLESAIDRLVRAGRPSQAVQFFERMERDYGLKRDRCSLKVVVEKLCSKGFASYAEKMVKELAREFFPDEATCDLLIRGWCVDGKLEEAQRLAGEMYRGGFELGVGAYNAMLDCVCKLCREKDLFRLDSEAEKVLVEMEYRGVPRNVETFNVLITNLCKIRKTEDALNLFSSMGEWGCSPNESTFLVLIRSLYQAARLEEGDEMIDRMRSAGYGEFLDKKAYYQFLKILCGIERIDHALSVFAMMKADGCVPGVQTYDLLMGKLGAHNRIDRANALFNEAKTRGLPVILKDYAVDPRYQKKKRVVKAVKKRETLPEKMARKRRRLNQIRLSFVKKPQRAMGR